One genomic window of Actinoplanes lobatus includes the following:
- a CDS encoding maleylpyruvate isomerase N-terminal domain-containing protein, which translates to MAVMDHGDVDDAVAEMMRVLRPVQERDWEVRAGPLEWTCLATAAHVAHDLTAYAGQISGREPGAYLPFDLVVKPKAVAREVLSVVVACGAMLSAALRVAGPEARGWHWGATDTTGFAALGVNETLVHTWDIAQGLGLDWTPPPAMCAAVLARLFPEAPPGDPVQALLWCTGRVALPDRPRRPSSWKLRAALG; encoded by the coding sequence GGGTCCTGCGGCCGGTTCAGGAGCGTGACTGGGAGGTGCGGGCCGGCCCGCTGGAGTGGACCTGCCTCGCGACGGCAGCCCACGTGGCACACGACCTGACGGCGTATGCGGGTCAGATCTCCGGCCGGGAGCCGGGTGCTTATCTGCCGTTCGACCTGGTCGTCAAGCCGAAGGCGGTGGCTCGTGAGGTCCTGAGCGTGGTGGTCGCGTGCGGCGCCATGCTGAGTGCGGCGCTTCGCGTCGCCGGGCCGGAGGCACGCGGCTGGCATTGGGGGGCGACCGACACGACCGGGTTCGCGGCCCTCGGCGTCAACGAGACCCTGGTGCACACGTGGGACATCGCCCAGGGCCTCGGCCTCGACTGGACACCGCCACCGGCGATGTGCGCCGCCGTGCTCGCGCGCCTCTTCCCGGAGGCTCCACCCGGTGATCCGGTCCAGGCGCTGCTCTGGTGCACCGGCCGCGTGGCCCTGCCGGACCGCCCACGCCGACCATCGTCCTGGAAGCTGCGCGCGGCCCTGGGCTGA